In the genome of Streptococcus mitis, one region contains:
- a CDS encoding phosphoribosylaminoimidazole carboxylase → MIQLIVNAFVEKDNTGAVVEVLYASSNHEKVKSKYEELLAQYPENYLAIYDLPLDTDLNSLEHYPSVWIGKEEFE, encoded by the coding sequence ATGATACAACTCATTGTCAACGCATTTGTTGAAAAAGATAATACTGGAGCAGTCGTCGAAGTCTTGTATGCTAGTAGTAATCACGAAAAGGTGAAATCTAAGTATGAAGAGTTGCTTGCTCAATACCCTGAAAACTATTTAGCAATTTATGACTTGCCACTGGATACAGACCTTAATTCATTGGAACATTACCCGTCTGTATGGATTGGGAAAGAAGAATTTGAATAA